In Candidatus Eisenbacteria bacterium, the genomic stretch GCCGAGCTTCTCGATCGCTTCCATCAGCGCGGGAGGGGGCGGCCCCTGGCCCTCGGCGGACTTGACCATGGTCATGAACTTCACGACTGGACCTCCTCAGTGAGCCTCACGTCGGGAGCGGGAAGCATCGTCCGCGGTCCCAACACGAGACGTCGCACTCGTCCATCGCTCAGCACCAGCGCTCCCCACAACAGCACCGCGACATAGATGGGGAAGAGCAGGTGCGTGAACAGAGGGTCCTCGATTCTGAAGTGTGTCGCCACGGCGCCCCCCAGGTATCCGGTGAGCATGAGCGCTCCGAGCACCGCCGTGCGCGGGATGACATAGAGCGCGACGCAGACCAGCTCGATGACTCCGATCGCGAGCACCGAGTGCTCGGGATAACCCAGCCGGGCGCTGCCTTCGATCACCGCCGGCACCTGCAGCAGCTTTCCGATGGCGTCGAACGTCAGGAACGATACCGCGATACCCCACATGGCGCGCGCGGCCCAGACACTTCTCCTCGACGGCTTCATGACTCCCTCCTCGTCCGAGCCGGATGGCCGGCCACTTTGGCCGGCCTTACGCTCGGCTTCACCCATGCGACGAACGAGCGGGAGGGAAATCGACAACGGAGTTCTCGGAGATCAGACCGACGCTTCTCGCCTCTTGTTCATCCACCAGTAGAACGGCAGACCGAAGCAAAGGCCTCCGAGCAGGGACAGCACCACGAACCACGGCCATTTGTATCGCCCGGGCGGGGTGCGCGCGAAGTACACCGCGAGGATCGCGAGCGT encodes the following:
- a CDS encoding DoxX family protein, yielding MKPSRRSVWAARAMWGIAVSFLTFDAIGKLLQVPAVIEGSARLGYPEHSVLAIGVIELVCVALYVIPRTAVLGALMLTGYLGGAVATHFRIEDPLFTHLLFPIYVAVLLWGALVLSDGRVRRLVLGPRTMLPAPDVRLTEEVQS